One stretch of Microvirga lotononidis DNA includes these proteins:
- a CDS encoding BREX protein BrxB domain-containing protein, giving the protein MARIEDLAEAYKRHISLPWQKTVAGAQRIIILVYEKEMERTLRARLDHFQLATVQANKKWRCVDLTNAFSEWIAADEYREAYFEAPEDLQLKLEAEFATAVADKIRAALADDDGHEETVTAVLGTGSLFGFTRISKVLSLIEADVRGRLLVFFPGHYEDNTYRLLDARDGWNYLAVPITLHNGGEP; this is encoded by the coding sequence ATGGCGCGCATCGAGGATCTAGCTGAAGCCTACAAGCGCCACATCTCCCTGCCGTGGCAGAAGACCGTTGCAGGCGCGCAGCGCATCATAATTCTCGTGTATGAGAAGGAAATGGAGCGGACACTTAGAGCGCGCCTCGATCACTTTCAGCTAGCAACTGTTCAGGCGAATAAGAAATGGCGATGTGTCGATCTCACAAATGCCTTCTCCGAATGGATCGCAGCTGACGAATACAGAGAAGCGTACTTTGAGGCCCCAGAGGACCTTCAGCTGAAATTAGAAGCTGAGTTCGCTACAGCTGTCGCTGACAAAATTCGAGCTGCTCTAGCTGACGACGACGGTCACGAGGAAACTGTTACTGCTGTGCTGGGAACAGGATCTCTCTTCGGATTCACACGAATTTCTAAAGTCCTCAGCTTAATAGAGGCAGACGTCAGAGGGCGCCTTCTGGTGTTCTTTCCAGGGCACTATGAAGACAATACTTACCGCCTTTTAGATGCTCGTGACGGCTGGAACTATTTGGCAGTGCCAATCACGTTACATAACGGAGGAGAGCCATGA
- a CDS encoding helix-turn-helix domain-containing protein yields MPDPLSRDLRERIVRAVEGGSSIRQAALRFEVSPSAAVKLRRRFRQSGSPAPARFV; encoded by the coding sequence ATGCCAGATCCTCTGTCTCGAGACCTGCGTGAGCGGATCGTGCGTGCGGTGGAAGGTGGATCTTCCATCCGGCAGGCGGCTTTGCGCTTTGAGGTCAGCCCGTCGGCTGCTGTGAAGCTGAGGCGGCGCTTTCGTCAGAGCGGCAGTCCAGCTCCGGCCCGCTTTGTGTAG
- a CDS encoding TspO/MBR family protein: protein MHTDQTAPGSHAMPRFPRFLVAVLPVVALAVSASLVTQPNIPTWYAGLQKPGFTPPNWAFPVAWTALYAMMAYALWRILSLPENRPGRSAAIVAFFVQLVLNGLWSFAFFAGKSPLAGLVVIALIVAILATISAFWTLDRTAGLLLVPYLAWVAYATLLNGTIWQLNG from the coding sequence ATGCATACAGACCAAACTGCGCCGGGCAGTCATGCAATGCCGCGGTTTCCACGATTCCTGGTGGCCGTGCTGCCCGTGGTCGCATTGGCCGTGTCGGCGAGCCTCGTCACGCAACCGAACATTCCGACTTGGTATGCTGGCCTGCAGAAGCCCGGCTTCACCCCACCGAACTGGGCCTTCCCAGTCGCCTGGACGGCTCTTTATGCCATGATGGCCTATGCGCTCTGGCGCATTCTGAGTTTGCCGGAGAACCGGCCTGGCCGCTCGGCGGCCATCGTCGCGTTCTTCGTGCAGCTCGTTCTGAACGGCTTATGGTCCTTCGCCTTCTTCGCCGGCAAGAGCCCGCTGGCCGGGCTCGTGGTGATCGCGCTGATCGTGGCGATCCTCGCCACGATCAGCGCTTTCTGGACACTCGACCGCACGGCAGGCCTGCTGCTCGTGCCTTATCTCGCCTGGGTGGCTTATGCGACCCTGCTCAACGGGACGATCTGGCAGCTGAACGGTTAG
- the hpt gene encoding hypoxanthine phosphoribosyltransferase: protein MSTAPRIRVLFDEGTIAKRNEALAKEIAADKPQNLLVVAVLKGSFMFAADLIRALHRSGLSPQVEFVHLSSYLDGTVSTGNVTILRDVESDVRGRDVLLVDDILESGRTVTFAKDLLMARGAKSVKTAVLLEKPGKRAVQINPDYVGFTCPDVFVVGYGMDVAHSYRQLPFVGVVDHLDNSPDLFDKPE, encoded by the coding sequence ATGAGCACTGCCCCCCGTATCCGGGTTCTTTTCGACGAAGGCACCATCGCCAAGCGCAACGAGGCGCTGGCCAAGGAGATCGCGGCGGACAAGCCGCAGAACCTGCTCGTCGTCGCGGTGCTCAAGGGCAGCTTCATGTTCGCCGCGGACCTGATCCGGGCCCTGCACCGGAGTGGGCTCAGCCCCCAGGTCGAGTTCGTGCACCTGTCGAGCTATCTCGACGGCACCGTCTCCACCGGCAACGTGACGATCCTGCGGGACGTGGAGAGCGACGTGCGCGGCCGCGACGTGCTGCTCGTGGACGACATTCTCGAGTCGGGCCGGACGGTGACCTTCGCCAAGGACCTGCTGATGGCCCGCGGCGCCAAGAGCGTGAAGACCGCGGTGCTCCTGGAGAAGCCCGGCAAGCGCGCCGTGCAGATCAACCCGGATTACGTGGGCTTCACCTGCCCGGACGTGTTCGTGGTCGGCTACGGCATGGACGTGGCCCATTCCTATCGCCAGCTGCCCTTCGTCGGCGTGGTCGATCACCTCGACAACAGCCCGGACCTGTTCGACAAGCCTGAGTAA
- a CDS encoding tyrosine-type recombinase/integrase: MSRFAHTYGEDKHLGRENELDALAGIIPIDRRETLAALLTDQDVATLRHLAEKGMGRNTLRALASDLGYLEAWALAATGERLPWPAPEGLALRFLAHHLWDPVKRETELSHGMPEAVAERLKAEGFLRADGPHAPGTIRRRLASWTTLHRWRGFDPTFATPAFKTALRLSVRASARPPQRKSQQAVTRQVLHQLLSTCVLNRLMDRRDCALLLTAIASGGRRRSEIASLRIDQIETLPPVAARPREIDSPKLPCLAIYLGRTKRGNADDGVRVLLIGRPAEALTIWLNRAKIIDGAVFRSIDRQGRLGKRAISGDTVNDIVKRRCKMAGLDPTQFSAHGLRSGYMTQAARDGVSLPEAMQQSQHRSVQQAARYYNDVEQQLGRAARLYWR; encoded by the coding sequence ATGAGCCGATTTGCCCACACCTACGGAGAGGACAAGCATCTAGGACGCGAGAATGAACTCGATGCGCTCGCTGGTATCATTCCCATTGACCGGCGTGAAACCCTTGCCGCCCTGTTGACCGATCAGGATGTCGCCACTCTCAGACACCTCGCCGAAAAGGGCATGGGCCGGAACACCCTCCGCGCCTTAGCCTCCGATTTAGGGTATCTCGAAGCTTGGGCGCTCGCGGCAACCGGCGAACGTTTGCCCTGGCCCGCTCCGGAAGGCTTGGCACTGAGGTTCCTGGCGCATCATTTATGGGATCCAGTCAAACGCGAGACAGAGCTGTCCCATGGCATGCCAGAGGCCGTTGCTGAGCGCCTCAAGGCAGAAGGTTTCCTGCGAGCCGATGGCCCACATGCTCCCGGAACCATCCGCCGCCGCCTTGCAAGCTGGACTACTCTGCATCGTTGGCGCGGTTTTGATCCTACTTTTGCAACACCAGCCTTCAAGACTGCACTCCGGCTATCCGTGCGGGCAAGCGCAAGGCCGCCTCAGCGCAAAAGCCAGCAGGCAGTCACTCGCCAGGTGCTTCATCAGTTGCTCTCGACCTGCGTGTTGAACCGGCTCATGGACCGGCGCGACTGTGCGCTTCTCCTCACGGCCATCGCTTCCGGTGGTCGCCGGCGCTCCGAGATAGCCTCACTCCGAATCGACCAGATCGAGACGCTCCCGCCTGTCGCAGCAAGACCTCGGGAAATAGATTCGCCTAAACTTCCCTGTCTGGCTATCTATCTTGGTCGGACAAAACGGGGCAACGCAGACGATGGAGTGCGGGTTCTCCTGATTGGCCGCCCAGCCGAGGCTCTGACCATCTGGCTTAACCGGGCCAAGATCATTGATGGGGCGGTGTTTCGGTCCATAGATCGACAGGGTCGTCTTGGGAAACGTGCGATTAGCGGCGACACCGTGAACGATATTGTGAAGCGCCGTTGCAAGATGGCTGGGCTCGACCCCACTCAATTCAGCGCACACGGGCTGCGTTCAGGGTATATGACTCAAGCTGCCCGCGATGGAGTATCGCTACCCGAAGCAATGCAGCAATCGCAGCATCGCTCGGTGCAGCAAGCTGCCCGCTACTACAATGACGTGGAGCAGCAACTAGGAAGGGCCGCACGTCTCTACTGGCGCTGA
- the thyA gene encoding thymidylate synthase, which yields MQQYHDLIKHILATGSEREDRTGVGTVGVFGYQMRFNLSDGFPLVTTKKLHIRSIIYELLWFLRGETNVRYLNENKVTIWDEWADENGDLGPIYGKQWRSWDAPDGRQIDQIQNLIDEIRIRPSSRRQIVSAWNVADLPSMALVPCHCLVQTAVFDGKLHLQLYQRSCDVFLGLPFNIASYALLLSMLAQQCDLEPGEFVWTGGDVHIYRNHLEQVRLQVTREPYPMPRLRIKRRPPSIFDYNYEDFEIEGYQSHPHIKGEVAV from the coding sequence ATGCAGCAGTATCATGACTTGATAAAACACATCCTAGCGACAGGAAGCGAACGCGAGGATCGGACCGGAGTCGGCACCGTCGGGGTGTTTGGATACCAGATGCGCTTCAACCTGTCTGATGGCTTTCCACTCGTTACAACCAAGAAGTTGCATATCCGCTCAATCATCTACGAACTTCTCTGGTTTCTCCGTGGCGAGACTAACGTTCGCTACCTTAATGAGAACAAAGTAACTATTTGGGACGAGTGGGCAGACGAGAACGGGGATCTAGGACCGATTTACGGCAAACAATGGCGTTCTTGGGACGCGCCCGACGGCCGTCAAATTGATCAGATCCAGAATTTAATTGATGAGATTAGGATCCGTCCTAGTTCTCGGCGGCAAATTGTAAGCGCTTGGAACGTTGCTGATCTTCCCTCTATGGCACTGGTTCCTTGCCATTGCCTTGTGCAAACAGCAGTTTTCGATGGCAAATTACATTTGCAGCTCTATCAGCGCTCCTGTGACGTCTTCCTAGGCCTCCCATTTAACATAGCTAGCTACGCTTTATTGTTGAGTATGCTTGCGCAGCAGTGTGATCTGGAGCCAGGTGAGTTTGTCTGGACGGGCGGCGATGTGCATATCTACAGAAACCATCTTGAGCAGGTCAGGCTTCAAGTGACGCGTGAACCCTATCCAATGCCAAGGCTCCGTATAAAGCGTCGGCCGCCTTCAATTTTTGACTATAACTATGAAGACTTTGAAATTGAGGGCTATCAGTCCCACCCACACATCAAAGGTGAGGTAGCTGTCTAA
- the thyA gene encoding thymidylate synthase yields the protein MQAYLDLIRRIMDEGVRKDDRTGTGTISVFGHQMRFDLSQGFPLVTTKKLHLRSIVHELLWFLKGDTNIRYLKENGVSIWDEWADENGDLGPVYGKQWRSWQKPDGGTVDQIRWVLDEIRRNPDSRRLIVSAWNPADLDKMALAPCHTFLTSTGVTHEQHQAHVRLH from the coding sequence ATGCAAGCTTATCTCGATCTGATCCGCCGCATCATGGATGAGGGCGTCCGCAAGGACGACCGGACGGGGACCGGGACGATCTCCGTCTTCGGCCACCAGATGCGCTTCGATCTCAGCCAGGGCTTTCCGCTCGTCACCACGAAGAAGCTGCACCTGCGCTCCATCGTGCACGAGCTTCTGTGGTTCCTGAAGGGCGATACCAATATCCGCTATCTCAAGGAAAATGGGGTTTCGATCTGGGACGAGTGGGCCGACGAGAACGGCGATCTCGGCCCTGTCTACGGCAAGCAGTGGCGTTCCTGGCAAAAGCCCGACGGCGGCACCGTGGACCAGATCCGCTGGGTGCTCGACGAGATCCGCCGCAATCCCGACAGCCGCCGCCTGATCGTGTCCGCCTGGAACCCGGCCGATCTCGACAAGATGGCGCTCGCGCCCTGCCACACTTTTCTGACCTCGACAGGTGTTACACACGAGCAACACCAAGCGCACGTACGTTTACACTGA
- a CDS encoding SspB family protein has product MAGGKDLIRYDLLVQDALKGVVRKVLIDSKDGLPGEHHFYISFQTDFPGVRLSNRLREKYPQEMTIVLQHQFWDLNVTEHTFEVGLSFSGIPERLLIPFDALTGFFDPSVQFGLKFDSQDEDEEEEADEAPAAPQPIRGNASEPVELKQPRKTQPAPDRKPAPEKAPAATAETEVPAEDDKADAAEGGAGSAEVVSLDAFRKKN; this is encoded by the coding sequence ATGGCCGGTGGTAAAGACCTGATCCGATACGATCTTCTGGTGCAGGACGCGCTCAAGGGCGTCGTGCGCAAGGTGTTGATCGATTCCAAGGACGGGCTGCCGGGCGAGCACCATTTCTACATCTCCTTCCAGACGGATTTTCCCGGCGTTCGCCTGTCGAACCGCCTACGCGAAAAGTACCCTCAGGAGATGACCATCGTTCTCCAGCACCAGTTCTGGGACCTCAACGTCACTGAGCACACCTTCGAGGTCGGGCTGTCCTTCTCAGGCATTCCCGAGCGGCTGCTCATCCCCTTCGATGCGCTGACCGGCTTCTTCGATCCCTCCGTCCAGTTCGGGCTCAAGTTCGACAGCCAGGACGAGGATGAGGAGGAAGAGGCCGACGAGGCTCCTGCCGCACCCCAGCCGATCCGCGGCAATGCCTCGGAGCCGGTGGAGCTGAAGCAGCCCCGCAAGACCCAGCCTGCCCCGGACAGGAAGCCTGCGCCCGAGAAGGCTCCGGCGGCCACGGCGGAGACCGAAGTGCCGGCGGAGGACGACAAGGCCGATGCGGCCGAGGGCGGTGCAGGCAGCGCCGAAGTCGTCAGCCTCGACGCGTTCCGCAAGAAGAACTGA
- a CDS encoding cytochrome P450, with amino-acid sequence MSDTLDAPSFRPPHPKPRTEPLGTLAFLRAVRENPLSTWMEAHFEEPIITGDGALGRMTVVSDPAAIRHILVDNAANYRKDDLQLRILAPGLGRGLVTAEGEEWRLQRRTIAPLFTPRHVASFFPAMVEAAERLVRRWQRRPTGRVVDASLDMTRVTLDVLERTIFTQGVPKDPDALGRAITRYFNSIGRVDPLDIFGFPDWVPRIGRLRARPAIRFFEETVNELIAARKELLDRGQPAPRDLLTLLLEAADPETGKGLSEIDVRTNIVTFIGAGHETTANALSWSLYLLSQDERARALVEREVDEVLGEGAFEPHHLDKLVYTRAVIDEAIRLYPPAPYMSRAAIEDDRIGELEIPAGSMVAIVPYLLHRHRRLWDEPDAFRPERFLPENRGRIDRFAYLPFGAGPRVCIGASFSLQEAVIVLATIARSVRLDLVEGHSVTPVQRITLRPQGGLPMRLTQRSSKEASAAT; translated from the coding sequence ATGAGCGACACCCTGGACGCCCCCTCGTTCCGCCCGCCGCATCCGAAGCCCCGCACCGAGCCGCTGGGCACTCTGGCGTTCCTGCGGGCCGTGCGCGAGAACCCTCTGAGCACCTGGATGGAGGCCCATTTCGAGGAGCCGATCATCACCGGGGACGGGGCGCTCGGCCGCATGACCGTGGTGAGCGATCCCGCCGCCATCCGCCATATCCTGGTGGACAACGCCGCCAACTACCGGAAAGACGATCTCCAGCTCCGGATCCTGGCGCCCGGCCTGGGGCGGGGGCTCGTCACCGCCGAGGGCGAGGAATGGCGGCTTCAGCGCCGCACCATCGCGCCGCTCTTCACCCCGCGCCATGTGGCGAGCTTCTTCCCGGCCATGGTCGAGGCGGCGGAGCGTCTCGTGAGGCGCTGGCAGCGCCGTCCGACGGGCCGGGTGGTCGATGCCTCGCTGGACATGACCCGGGTGACCCTCGACGTGCTGGAGCGCACGATCTTCACGCAAGGGGTGCCCAAGGACCCCGATGCCCTCGGACGCGCCATTACCCGCTACTTCAACAGCATCGGGCGGGTCGACCCGCTCGATATCTTCGGGTTCCCCGATTGGGTGCCCAGGATCGGTCGCCTGCGTGCGAGGCCAGCGATCCGGTTCTTCGAGGAGACGGTCAATGAATTGATCGCTGCCCGGAAAGAACTGCTCGATCGTGGCCAACCGGCACCCCGCGACCTGCTGACCCTGCTTCTGGAGGCCGCCGACCCCGAGACCGGCAAGGGCCTGAGCGAGATCGATGTGAGGACCAACATCGTCACTTTCATCGGCGCCGGGCACGAGACCACGGCCAACGCTCTCTCTTGGTCGCTCTACCTGCTGTCCCAGGACGAGCGGGCCCGCGCCCTCGTGGAGCGGGAGGTGGACGAAGTGTTGGGCGAGGGGGCGTTCGAGCCGCATCATCTGGACAAGCTCGTCTATACCCGCGCGGTCATCGACGAGGCGATCCGGCTCTATCCGCCGGCACCCTACATGAGCCGGGCGGCCATCGAGGACGACCGGATCGGAGAGCTGGAGATCCCGGCGGGCTCGATGGTGGCGATCGTGCCTTACCTGCTCCACCGGCACCGCAGGTTGTGGGACGAGCCGGATGCCTTCCGGCCGGAACGCTTCCTGCCCGAGAACCGCGGCCGGATCGACCGCTTCGCCTATCTGCCGTTCGGAGCCGGTCCGCGGGTCTGCATCGGGGCGAGCTTCTCCCTGCAGGAGGCCGTAATCGTCCTTGCGACCATCGCCCGCTCCGTGCGGCTCGACCTCGTGGAAGGGCACAGCGTCACGCCCGTGCAGCGGATCACCCTGCGGCCGCAGGGCGGTCTGCCCATGCGCCTGACTCAACGCTCCTCGAAAGAGGCGTCGGCAGCGACCTGA
- the fumC gene encoding class II fumarate hydratase, protein MSPSTRIETDTFGPIDVPADKLWGAQTQRSLQNFRIGTDRMPLPLVHALAIVKQAAALVNKDLGKLEPRLADAIASAAADVVQGKYDDEFPLVVYQTGSGTQSNMNMNEVLSNLAIERLGGERGSKKPVHPNDHVNMGQSSNDSFPTAMHIAVAREIHDRLVPALKHLHKALNDKAEAYKDIVKIGRTHLQDATPVTLGQEFSGYAAQVQLGIARIEQTLPGIYALAQGGTAVGTGLNAHPEFADRFASKVVELTALPFTSANNKFEALASNDALVYTHGALASLAAGLFKIANDIRLMGSGPRSGIGEISLPENEPGSSIMPGKVNPTQAEAMTMLCCQVAGNQTTVTFAGSQGHFELNVFKPVIVNAVLQSIRLIADGAISFTDNCVVGIEPNRERLNELMQRSLMLVTALAPSIGYDKAAAIAKSAHKNGTTLKEEALKAGVAEDHFHAVVRPETMLQPGE, encoded by the coding sequence ATGTCGCCCTCAACCCGCATCGAAACAGATACCTTCGGACCCATCGACGTTCCCGCCGACAAGCTCTGGGGCGCGCAGACGCAGCGCTCGCTTCAGAACTTCCGCATCGGGACGGATCGGATGCCGCTTCCGCTCGTTCATGCGCTGGCCATCGTGAAGCAGGCCGCTGCTCTCGTGAACAAGGATCTGGGCAAGCTGGAGCCGCGCCTCGCTGATGCGATCGCGAGCGCCGCCGCCGACGTGGTGCAGGGCAAGTATGACGACGAATTCCCGCTCGTGGTCTATCAGACCGGCTCGGGCACGCAGTCCAACATGAACATGAACGAGGTTCTCTCGAACCTCGCCATCGAGCGCCTCGGCGGCGAGCGCGGCAGCAAGAAGCCGGTTCACCCGAACGACCACGTGAACATGGGCCAGTCGTCGAACGACTCGTTCCCCACCGCCATGCACATCGCGGTCGCCCGCGAGATCCATGACCGGCTGGTCCCCGCCCTCAAGCACCTGCACAAGGCGCTGAACGACAAGGCGGAGGCCTACAAGGACATCGTGAAGATCGGCCGCACGCACCTGCAGGATGCGACGCCCGTCACTCTCGGCCAGGAATTCTCCGGCTATGCCGCCCAGGTGCAGCTCGGCATCGCCCGGATCGAGCAGACGCTTCCCGGCATCTATGCCCTCGCCCAGGGCGGCACCGCCGTCGGCACGGGCCTCAACGCCCATCCGGAATTCGCGGATCGCTTCGCCTCGAAGGTCGTGGAACTGACCGCTCTGCCCTTCACCTCGGCGAACAACAAGTTCGAGGCCCTCGCGTCCAACGACGCCCTCGTCTACACGCACGGCGCGCTGGCGAGCCTGGCGGCCGGCCTGTTCAAGATCGCCAACGACATCCGCCTCATGGGCTCCGGCCCGCGCTCGGGCATCGGCGAGATTTCGCTGCCTGAGAACGAGCCCGGCTCGTCCATCATGCCCGGCAAGGTCAACCCGACCCAGGCCGAGGCCATGACGATGCTGTGCTGCCAGGTGGCCGGCAACCAGACCACCGTGACCTTCGCGGGCAGCCAGGGCCATTTCGAGCTGAACGTGTTCAAGCCCGTGATCGTCAATGCGGTGCTGCAATCGATCCGCCTCATCGCCGACGGCGCGATCAGCTTCACCGACAATTGCGTCGTCGGCATCGAGCCGAACCGCGAACGCCTCAACGAGTTGATGCAGCGTTCCCTGATGCTCGTGACGGCGCTTGCCCCGTCCATCGGCTACGACAAGGCAGCCGCCATCGCCAAATCGGCGCACAAGAACGGCACGACCCTGAAGGAAGAGGCCCTCAAGGCCGGCGTCGCGGAAGATCACTTCCACGCTGTCGTCCGCCCCGAGACGATGCTTCAGCCGGGCGAATAA
- a CDS encoding DUF4169 family protein codes for MAEIINLRQARKKKARTEKEVRATENRIAFGRTKAEKNLSRAEQDLAQSRLDQHKRDDNEKP; via the coding sequence ATGGCTGAGATCATCAATCTGCGCCAGGCGCGCAAGAAGAAGGCGCGGACCGAGAAAGAGGTCCGCGCCACCGAAAACCGCATTGCGTTCGGCCGCACCAAGGCCGAGAAGAACCTGAGCCGGGCCGAGCAGGATCTGGCGCAAAGCCGCCTCGACCAGCACAAGCGCGACGACAACGAGAAGCCTTGA
- a CDS encoding ribbon-helix-helix domain-containing protein — MGFAIVKRSVSIAGHRTSISLEEPFWASLREIAERDRMSVQALIGRIDADRGDQNLSSAIRVFVLTDLRQRLGTPPPNGAAQD, encoded by the coding sequence ATGGGCTTCGCCATCGTCAAGCGCTCCGTCTCCATCGCCGGGCACCGGACGAGCATTTCCCTCGAGGAGCCCTTTTGGGCCTCGCTGCGGGAAATCGCCGAGCGGGACAGGATGTCCGTCCAGGCCCTGATCGGACGCATCGACGCCGACCGCGGCGACCAGAACCTCTCCTCCGCAATCCGGGTCTTCGTCCTCACCGATCTGCGCCAGCGGCTGGGCACGCCTCCACCGAATGGCGCGGCGCAGGATTAG